In Venenivibrio stagnispumantis, the genomic stretch CTAAGGAACCGGCAAATATGGCTTTTAATTTTTTGTCATTTTTCATTCCACCTGCCATATCTATTAATTCTCTAAGGGTTAAATCCATTGTGGCTTCATAAACACCGGGATTTTTAACTTTACCGCTTACAGGAAAAAGTTTAGGTCCATAATATCCCATAGGACCAATATTCATAAAATCCATTTCATAAGTAACGATTATTGGAATATTTGCCAATGTTTCCACATTATTTACAACGGTAGGCTTTCCGAACAATCCTTCATTTGCAGGATAAGGTGGTCTAAGTCTTGGATGTCCTCTTTTTCCTTCTAAGCTTTCTATAAGGGCAGTTTCTTCACCACATATATATGCTCCTGCACCTCTATAAACCAATATATCAAAAGAAAAATCTGTTCCGAGTATATTTTTACCGAGAAATCCTTTTTTTCTTGCATCTTCTATTGCATCTTCTAAAATCATTGCTCCGGCAGGATATTCTCCCCTTATATAAATAAATCCAAGCTCTGCTCCGAGGGTATATCCGGCTATTATCATACCTTCAATAAGCAGATGAGGGTCTCTTTCTATTATAATTCTATCTTTAAATGTTCCCGGTTCACTTTCATCTGCATTGCATATTAAATATCTTGGTGGCGGATTGGATAATGCAAATCTCCATTTTCTTGCTGTCGGGAAACCGGCTCCACCTCTACCTCTTAAAGTGCTCTCTTCTACCAATATAAGTATATCTTCCGGATTAAATCTTGTTAAAGCCTTTTTTAATGCAGAATATCCACCGGTTGTAATATACTCTTCTATATTTGTAGTCCTGTTTTCTTTTGCCCTTCTGAGCAAAAGATTTATACTGCTATTTGCATTTAAATCAGGTATATTTGGATAGTATCTCATCTAACTTTTCCTCTGTAATTTTTGAACCATCATATAAATCATTATCAATCATAAAAGCCGGAGCTATACTACACGCTCCAATACATTCAACAAGCTCAATATAAAATCTTCCGTTTGGGTCATGCTCTCCTGCTTTTACTCCTGTTTTTTCCTCTATTAATTTTAAAAGATTTTTATATTTCATAATATGGCAGGGTAAATTTTTACATATTCTAATATGATGTCTTGCATTTCTTTTTAATCTAAACATATCATAAAATGAAACAATACCTTCTATGGTAGCTACCGGTTCCTTTAAATAATCGGCAAGCTCCTGAATATGCTCAAGCTGTATATCTCTATATTTATCATATATAAGATGCAAAGCCTGAATAATAACCTGTTCTTTCCTTGGAAATTTTTCTAAATATCTATTTATTCTCTGTATAATTTCCTCGGTAAGATAAATATATTCCAATTTTTCACCTCATCTTGATTACACAAACCATATTATAACATTGTTTGATTAAAATCTAATTGCATTTTGTTAAATATTATCTATAATAATAATTATTACTAATAATTAATTTGAACTAAATAAAAGCTTTATGTTAAGATATTTATTAGATTTTTGGAGGTTTTTGATATGGAAAGAGAGAAATTGATAATATTTGATACAACACTTAGAGATGGAGAACAGGCTCCCGGATTTTCTATGACGGTTGAAGAAAAAGTAAAGATGGCTCAACAACTTGAAAGATTAAATGTTGATGTCATAGAAGCCGGTTTTGCTGCTGCATCTGAAGGAGATTTTGAAGCCGTTAGAAAAGTGGCAGAAAATATAAAAACAAGTATAGTCTGCTCCCTTGCAAGAGCTTTAAATTCTGATATAGAAAAAGCAGGAGAAGCTCTTGCACCGGCAGAAAGAAGAAGAATACACACATTTATAGCAACATCTCCTATACATATGCAGTATAAATTAAAAATGAAGCCGGAAGAAGTATTAGAAAGGGCAGTTCAGGCTGTAAAATATGCCCTCAATTTTACCGATGATGTAGAGTTTTCAGCAGAAGATGCATTTAGGTCGGAAAGGGAGTTTTTGTATAGAGTTTTTGAAGCAGTAATAAATGCCGGAGCAAAAACAATAAATGTTCCTGATACAGTAGGATATGCTACACCGGAAGAATTTGGAAAATTAATAGCAGATATTAAAAATAATGTTCCAAATATTGATAAAGCAGTTATAAGTGTCCATTGTCATAATGATTTGGGACTTGCAGTAGCAAACTCTTTATCGGCTGTAAA encodes the following:
- a CDS encoding NAD(P)H-dependent oxidoreductase subunit E, producing MEYIYLTEEIIQRINRYLEKFPRKEQVIIQALHLIYDKYRDIQLEHIQELADYLKEPVATIEGIVSFYDMFRLKRNARHHIRICKNLPCHIMKYKNLLKLIEEKTGVKAGEHDPNGRFYIELVECIGACSIAPAFMIDNDLYDGSKITEEKLDEILSKYT
- a CDS encoding complex I 51 kDa subunit family protein, translated to MRYYPNIPDLNANSSINLLLRRAKENRTTNIEEYITTGGYSALKKALTRFNPEDILILVEESTLRGRGGAGFPTARKWRFALSNPPPRYLICNADESEPGTFKDRIIIERDPHLLIEGMIIAGYTLGAELGFIYIRGEYPAGAMILEDAIEDARKKGFLGKNILGTDFSFDILVYRGAGAYICGEETALIESLEGKRGHPRLRPPYPANEGLFGKPTVVNNVETLANIPIIVTYEMDFMNIGPMGYYGPKLFPVSGKVKNPGVYEATMDLTLRELIDMAGGMKNDKKLKAIFAGSLAVYSADEIDIPLDYSPKGFGGTGTTIVLDEDDCIIDALIVIAEFFEHESCGKCTPCRVGTYEQLNILRKFQNGTATEKDIELLEYLGKNIPVGSICGLGYSASNAIMDALRKFKDEFIAHINGECPAGICF